A section of the Leptospira kobayashii genome encodes:
- the rplA gene encoding 50S ribosomal protein L1 codes for MKHGKKYIQLKEKVDRVKAYALPEAVSLAKSVSYSKFDGTLEISTKINYKSLQNVRGTISLPHGTGKTIKVLVFCKGDKQNEARAAGADFVGDMDLIEKVAGGWTDFDACVATPDMMKEVGKLGPVLGRKGLMPKPKAGTVTTDVTRAVKELKAGRIEYRPDKGGVVHLGVGKVSFPDDKLQDNINAVVATLMKDKPSDAKGDYLRSFSVSATMGIGVKVDVKELVNANI; via the coding sequence ATGAAACACGGTAAAAAATACATTCAACTGAAAGAAAAAGTCGATCGCGTAAAGGCTTATGCACTTCCTGAGGCAGTGAGTCTTGCGAAGAGTGTTTCTTATTCCAAGTTCGACGGAACATTGGAAATTTCGACTAAAATCAATTATAAATCCCTTCAAAACGTAAGAGGAACTATTTCTCTTCCGCATGGAACCGGTAAGACGATCAAAGTTTTGGTTTTCTGCAAAGGAGACAAACAAAACGAAGCTCGTGCCGCTGGTGCTGACTTTGTTGGCGACATGGATCTGATTGAAAAAGTTGCCGGTGGATGGACTGATTTTGACGCCTGCGTTGCTACTCCTGATATGATGAAGGAAGTAGGTAAGCTAGGACCTGTTCTCGGACGTAAAGGTCTTATGCCGAAACCGAAAGCAGGAACGGTAACTACGGATGTTACACGCGCTGTAAAAGAACTAAAAGCAGGACGTATTGAGTATCGCCCGGACAAAGGGGGAGTGGTTCACTTAGGTGTTGGAAAAGTTTCCTTCCCTGATGACAAACTTCAGGATAATATCAATGCAGTCGTTGCCACTCTTATGAAAGACAAACCATCCGATGCAAAGGGTGATTATCTTCGTTCCTTTTCCGTTTCCGCTACTATGGGAATCGGTGTAAAGGTTGATGTGAAAGAATTAGTAAACGCTAATATATAA